The Lachnospiraceae bacterium KM106-2 nucleotide sequence CATATGGAAGCATACAACCATTGGACCTTATCCCGAGAAGAATTACGTAACTTTACGATTCAAAACGGTTTTTCTTCTCAAGTAATCATTCCAGCTAATGGTGAAACGATCACCTTATAGTTATGATATCAGTTCTCCAATATTGATCGATGCTCTGCAAAAATATGTACATGTGCCGCAATGGATACATTGTTCTGGCTGGTAAATTGAGATATCCGCGTTGGAATCCTTTTGTCTTATCGATACAATTTTGCGAACATCGATTCCTTGGGGACACTTTCTTACGCATTTACCGCAATGTTTACATGGATTTTCCGCTGTAATCTCTGGCTTTTTCGCATAAGCCGCAAACATGATTTTCGCCTCGAATTGCTCTTCCTTTTGTAGTTTATGAGCATTCATGATTCCACCTCCTGCATAAACTTCTGTAGCCTTTGGTATCCCCATTGCCTTATTTAGTATCCTCTCAATGGAATCTGTGCTCTTCACATACGCGACTCTTCCTTTTCCCTGCTGTATGCTTGCAAGTGTTACAAATCGTCCTCCATCATAACATCCATTTATGATCTTACAGATTTGATAAACGGTCTGCAGATTCATTACGAGAATCCCCTTATCCACCGGGTATTCTCCCTTTTCTAATGAAACACCCAGTATCTGTTTGATCAGAAAATGCTCTTCCCCCATCGGATATCTTGCTGGTACCTGCTCATAAATAACAGGATCTGTATGATATTCTTTTTCTGTCTTTGATGCTAAAATGATCTTATCAAATGCTAGAACCTGCTGCATATAAGCGATTCCTGTTCGAATCTTACTCCACCTGTTTTTTAAGATCCACTCATCATGCAAAAGCCCTGGCTCACACTCAACACCATTCACGATTAAAATTCTATTTTTTGATTTTGTCTTTATAAATGCTTCTAACTTCTTATGTACGGGGTAGCCATTCCCACTCATTCCAGTCAATCCTGACTCTTTTATAAGGCATAATAGCTCTGATCCTGTCAACGTGGAAGGCTCTCGACAAGACATAACTTGATCTGTCTCTTCGCCAAATAGTTCTTCTGTCTCTAACGCAATCAATTTTCCCAGATAATTTTTCAATACCTTTCTGGAACCTTTATGATATCTGCGCTTTGCCTCCTTTCTAATTGTTTTACTGCCGATGATCTGCTTTGCTGCCTTTTTATTTATGATTGGATAATCCTCCATATCATTCACCCCTTTTATTCTTCTAAGATAAATGCTTCATAAAAATTATTTACATGCTGCATGAACAACTCTTTCTGATTCTCATCCTTTTTTCCTACCGTATGGTATAAGAAAAATGGTGCATATAACTCCATTGCCATTACTTCTGCATTTCTGTCTTTCATAATCCCTTCTTCAATCAGACTAGTAAAAATCTTCTTTTGAATCTGAATCGGTGACTCAATGAAAAACTCCATATAGATCTGAGCCATCTGTGGATTCTTATAATGCTCTAATAGAAGCATTCTTCGAAACATTACGATCCAATCGTCCTGTACCTGAAATTCAAACATATGAATACAAAGTTCCTTTAGATCTGTAACACTCATCGTGGAACTCTTCATAATCTCTTTTTGAGACTCCATCTGTTGCTGAAAACGAAGTTTTGATTGCTCCACAATAGCATCAAAAATAGCTTGCTTACTTTTAAAATGTTTATATAATGCACTATTTCCAACTCCAACTGCCTCTGCGATC carries:
- a CDS encoding transcriptional regulator, TetR family, with the translated sequence MTTKERIILESMKLFSVKGFDAVSIRAIAEAVGVGNSALYKHFKSKQAIFDAIVEQSKLRFQQQMESQKEIMKSSTMSVTDLKELCIHMFEFQVQDDWIVMFRRMLLLEHYKNPQMAQIYMEFFIESPIQIQKKIFTSLIEEGIMKDRNAEVMAMELYAPFFLYHTVGKKDENQKELFMQHVNNFYEAFILEE
- a CDS encoding electron transport complex protein RnfC; protein product: MEDYPIINKKAAKQIIGSKTIRKEAKRRYHKGSRKVLKNYLGKLIALETEELFGEETDQVMSCREPSTLTGSELLCLIKESGLTGMSGNGYPVHKKLEAFIKTKSKNRILIVNGVECEPGLLHDEWILKNRWSKIRTGIAYMQQVLAFDKIILASKTEKEYHTDPVIYEQVPARYPMGEEHFLIKQILGVSLEKGEYPVDKGILVMNLQTVYQICKIINGCYDGGRFVTLASIQQGKGRVAYVKSTDSIERILNKAMGIPKATEVYAGGGIMNAHKLQKEEQFEAKIMFAAYAKKPEITAENPCKHCGKCVRKCPQGIDVRKIVSIRQKDSNADISIYQPEQCIHCGTCTYFCRASINIGELIS